In Acidobacteriota bacterium, a genomic segment contains:
- a CDS encoding MoxR family ATPase → MSPVKSRDRRSRGSARRRGKAQSGSKSQEMEENEESQVETVLDTEAVAETLAAVEEEVRKVLVGQDYLLDRLFVSLLARGHVLIEGVPGLAKTLTVKTLAAALELDFSRIQFTPDLLPADLVGTLVYDQRSGSFTPHRGPVFTHLLLADEINRAPAKVQSALLESMEERQVTLGDETQALPEPFMVLATQNPIEHEGTYPLAEAQVDRFMMKLRLGYPNRQEEAAILDRMLVEAPGEVAAVLHRDTLLELRQAADEVRLDQTIRDYILDLVALSRDPAGLGAPHLEGLIAYGASPRATLFLARGAKALALLRGRDYVLPEDVQELAADVLRHRLVPSFEAEAEEITTDQLVTQLLEQVPVP, encoded by the coding sequence AAGAGATGGAGGAGAACGAGGAGAGCCAGGTGGAGACCGTCCTCGATACGGAAGCCGTGGCCGAGACCCTGGCAGCGGTGGAGGAGGAGGTGCGCAAGGTCCTGGTGGGGCAGGACTATCTGCTGGACCGCCTCTTCGTCAGCCTGCTGGCCCGTGGCCACGTGCTCATCGAGGGCGTCCCCGGCCTCGCCAAAACCCTCACCGTCAAGACTCTTGCGGCGGCCTTGGAGCTCGACTTCTCGCGCATTCAATTCACCCCCGATCTGCTGCCGGCGGATCTGGTGGGAACCCTGGTCTACGATCAGCGCAGCGGTAGCTTCACCCCTCACCGGGGCCCGGTCTTCACCCACCTGCTGCTGGCGGACGAGATCAACCGCGCTCCTGCCAAGGTGCAGTCGGCGCTGCTGGAGAGCATGGAGGAACGACAGGTCACCCTCGGCGACGAGACCCAAGCCCTGCCCGAGCCCTTCATGGTGCTGGCGACCCAGAATCCCATCGAGCACGAAGGAACCTACCCGCTGGCGGAGGCCCAAGTGGACCGCTTCATGATGAAGCTGCGGCTGGGCTACCCCAACCGCCAGGAAGAAGCGGCGATCCTCGACCGGATGTTGGTGGAGGCCCCGGGGGAGGTCGCCGCCGTGCTCCACCGCGACACCTTGCTGGAGCTGCGCCAGGCCGCGGACGAGGTGCGCCTGGACCAGACCATCCGCGACTACATCCTCGACCTGGTGGCCCTGAGCCGCGATCCCGCCGGCCTCGGCGCGCCGCACCTGGAAGGTCTCATCGCCTACGGCGCCTCGCCCCGGGCGACCCTCTTCCTGGCCCGCGGCGCCAAGGCCCTGGCGTTGCTGCGGGGCCGCGATTACGTGCTGCCAGAAGACGTCCAGGAGCTCGCCGCCGACGTGCTGCGCCACCGCCTGGTTCCCAGCTTCGAGGCGGAAGCGGAGGAGATCACCACCGACCAGCTGGTCACCCAGCTACTGGAGCAGGTTCCCGTCCCTTGA